gtgtATGTCGACGATATGATCGACAATCCAATGAACGAGATGAGCATACAACAGTGCTTCGAAAATTCTTCAATAGACTCAAGCAATACAATACGAGGCTaaatcctcaaaaatgtgcattcggggtgacgtcaggcaagttgctcgggtatgtcatcagttctcggggcatcgaggctgatccttcaaaaatcaaggccattctAGACATGAAATCGCCAgcgaatgagaaagaaattcgGGGGTTCCTTGGAAAATTACAATACATCAGCAGATTCATATCAAAACTCACCATGATTTGGGAGCCAGTGTTTCGAAAATTCCGCAAGAGTGAGCCCAAGGTATGGGACGaagactgtcagcatgcatttgaCACCATCAAGGGATATCTTTCAAATCCACCTGTGTTAAAGCCAGCAATACCGGGTGTTCCActcaggctttaccttacaacaactgactcagcagtaggggccatgctTGCCCAAGAGATCGAAGGCAAAGAAAATGTCGTGTACTATTTAAGCAAGAAGCTActcgagtacgagaccagatATACTCAACTTGAAAggctcagcatcgccttggtttgggccacaaagaaacttcgccactacatgctctcccatacagtgcacGTGGTTtgcaaagcagatcctctcaagttCTTATTCGAAAAACCGGCTCTCAACGGACGcctgtccagatggttggttatgTTAGCTGAATTTGATCTGAAATACATTCCTcaaaaatctatcaagggttcagcggtctcagatttcctagctgACTGGCCTATCGAGGTAGAAGAGGAGAGTTACGACCTACCCGATGAGAAAATTCTAATGACAAGAgatgacagttggtcgctgcactttgacggtgcctcTAATAAAAGCGGTTGTGGTGTCGCGGTAATCCTAGTTGCTCTTGATAGCACTCACACTCCCATCTCAGCAAAGTTACAATTCAATGTTACCAACAATGCAaccgaatatgaagcatgcatcatgggcctagAAGCCGCcatagcattgggtgtccagaaacttcgagtatacGGGGACTCCTCCCTGATCATCAACCAAATTTCCGGAAAATGGAAATTCGGAAGCGAAAGCTTAGCCctataccagtcctatctcgagAAGTTTTCTGAAGAAGTGGAAGAGCTTCGTTACACATACCTaccaagagaggagaatcagttcgccgatgcactggcaaaactagcataaatgatcaacattccaaatggcatggctgaaatgccacttacaattgaaacacgtcaagaagcagcatatgtccatgctattgacggtGTCGAACCTAACGAAGATCAGAACCAATTTGTACAAATCATTTCCATATCAAAACAGATcagtacatatcatgtccatatAAGAACCGATCAGTACAGACCATATCAGATCAAATCATAACCGATCAGTACATATCTTTCTAGATCAGATCGGAATCGATCTgtttagatcagatcagatcagatcagaacaaaatcgatcatgtccagatcctaactgatttgtacaaatcatgtccatatAAGAACCAATCTATACGGATTAATATTGATACGTGCAGATCATGTCCAGGTTTGGATAGATCATAACAGATCAGAAACGATCTATCCAGATCATATCAGATCTGAACCGATCTATCCAGATCAGATAAAAATCAGaaccagatcatgtccagatcaaaccgatttgtatagatcatgtccatataagAACCAATCTATCCAGATGAGAATCAATACGTCCAAATCATGTCTAGATTAGAACCTATCTGTATAAAAGATTTAAACCAATGTGTCTAGATTAGAACCCATACTTCTAGATCAGAATCGGTATGTCCAAATAATGTCCAAGTATTGACCATTATGTACATATCAGAACcgatatgtctagatcatgtcCAACTTAGAACCGAgttgtccagatcatgtccaaatcataaccgatctatccAGATCATGTTCAAGTTTATCTAATACATGGAATAGTTAAATAATGactaaagtcaaataaataatgtgTAATGTATaacaacaatattataaatttgaataaaatttattttacatgtaaatcattaaatattaataattgtagattttatttatgaaaaatcagttcagatcatatcagatcggatcaaatcagaaaaaatatgttcaaatcatatcagatcaggaaaaataaggtgaactaaacgagGCATAAAAGATTATGTATGAGTTGGGCTTTCTATCAACATGATCTCCTTAACGAGGACGCGCGTTAGGGGCTTAGGAATGGCTCACTCAGCCATTCAAGCAGAAATTTCAGCCTGTTTGAAGGGGTGGAATGGGCTATCGTTACTTCACTTGCAAGCTAGTGTCTTCATCCAAGACTTTGTTAACCTTGTCAATAATCTTTGGGAGAGGGGTGTCATGGATGTCCAACTGCACTGGACATTGTCAGTTATCCAAAAATAGGGAAAGGAATTTACTCATCATGACACACATAAGGTGGATCATCAGCAAGTGAATTATCGCATGAATTGGCTCAAACAACGATAAATTGAGGGACTtctttttcttggaggttaactTTTACGCTCGAGTCAAATTAGAGTTTCTTTTAACACTTTCCTCTTGTTTTGTACttttactatatgttttaaaaatGACAAACATCAAATTATAAGAGTATgttcaacaacaataacaatactAGTTTTAAGATTATTACTTCATCCATCCCTTAATATTTgttttgttgcattttttaCCTTGTATTATATACAAGGTAATTAAAAGAATTTGTACATAAATTTCCTCTCATAagtgttaggggggaaaataccttCTTGATGACGTGGTCAGATATGCCAAGTGGAGCACAtgtggctgccagcaaggcaTGACAAAGAACCCTTCCATCTTGCTCCCAACGGCTAAGGGAGAGGCGACGGTTACAAGCCGTTCCCCGCAAGCCCCAATTACCTACTTAATGCCCAATTATGTACATTTAATGTTTGTACGTTACGTTTTATATTAtgtaatgcctataaaatggcttagctaGATCAGTTTacatatacaaaatacaaaataataataatactctcATTTCATGATTTTACGACTTACTCTCGTTACTCTAAATTATCttgctcgatcgattgttagcaccatcatcaaggcaagttcgtctctaagtagaatttgcccaaaataatTTGCCGCCCACCatggggctgacaatcaaaagcagctcgataataccattccaatcaccatggccggCAATGCCAGCTCATCCAACGATATCACTCGTCATTttgaagccatggagcagcacatcaacatcctccaaaaggagAACGAAGCACTGCAGTCCCAAGTCCGATATGCtgcctccatcgccaccgggTCTAGGTTCCAGTACCGGCGAGACACCTCTGGGCTGAGCCGCCGCTTGACCTCGACGTCGCCCATGATCACCCCCTCCATGTACCCTTTGGCGAACCCGGAGGCCCAATCCTCGAGCAGATCCGTGAATTTGAGCCGCTGCCAAGTCAGCCCCGTTCGAATCCGAGTTGGCGGCCTCCCCCTCCAGCTCAAACATTGTCTGCAGGTACATCGACGACCGTTGTTGCCATAACGGCTGCCCAAGTCACCTCATCTCAAgtcggcatgacgacatccaccatggtgTCGGCACCCGTCTCCAATCCGGCATCTCGTCCATTACCTCCTCCAATGGTAACCATGTCGATGCCCCTACCCGTCTCGGCTCCATTACAGAGGCCAGTACCGACGACCCAAGTGTCCTGGGATCAACTCTTCTCCCAGCAAGTCGTTCAACCCGTTGTCAACCTAGTCACTTCAGCACCAGGAGCACCTCCCCAGATAATGGCGGTTCTCTTGGCTAGTCAAGCACCACAAGCAGTGTTCCCACACACCCCGATGCGCCCGGATTCCTCTCGAAACTATTCCCTATACAACACTCCTAACAGGTCAGTTTTTCCGATTAGTCATGGTTTCGTAACTCCTTttccttatgttgcaggtaccagCGCCACCCTGGGGACACCTCCCTTCATGCAACAAGTCGTACCGCAATTCACTCCTCATCAACCTCACAATATATACCCACAAAACACCTATTACCAACATCTCCAAGCCAGCCTTACCGAAACATTCAGCCCCCTCGTTCCAGTGCTCAACCGCATCTGTGAAAATACCAAccaccaactccaacaaatcatgaccATGATAAACTAAATTCCAAGAGTACCAACTccaatcaaagaagccagcctaGATAGCTATGCCGACTCACCATATGCCAACCCCATCGACGCAATTGACATCCCGAAGCGGTTTAGCCCACCCAATATGCCCATGTACGATGGAACAACCGACCCCAGAGAGCACATCTTGACCTACAAGCAGCGAATGATGACAATCCCAGTTCCCAAGCACATGAGGGAAGCTAGTCTTTGCAAAGGATTCGACTCGACACTGATCGGACCCGCTTTGAAGTGGTTAACCAGCCTGCCAAACGGATGCATCACTTCCTTTGCCCatctcgacaacatgttcaatCAGCAATTTGCTAGCAGCAGAGGTATGGAGAAGCAAACAAGTGACATGTACCGTGTGGTCCAACGCCCAGACGAACCTCTGAAGGATTACATAGCTCGGTTTATCAGAGAGAAGGTGACTGTACCAGAGTGTGACGTCCCAACTGCAATTGAAGCGTTCAGACAAGGATTGTATGGTGAGACCGACCTATGGAGGGATCtaatcaaatacccctgcaagacgttcgaaAAAGCCCAGGCCAAAGCAATGACTCAAGTCAGGTTGGAAGAAACTCTTTACTCCAGGAAGGGAACTAACGACTACACCAAGACGGACAGGCGACTACCTTATCCCAAGAGAAGCAATGATCGTCCTGCcccttattcccgacctcaacatgtagcagtggtggaagaAGACGATGACTCTGATTGGAAGAACAGTCCAGACCTTCCCCCGagaattaacgaatattctttttgtgttgacactgtaggttTGATGAACCACCTATcaaagatggggaaagcagtgcaatgGCCGCCAAAATCCAGCAAACCCGACtcgaagaaggatccctcaAAGTGGTGTGACTTCCATGCTGACATTGGCCACACTACCAACGAGTGCGTGGCGTTAAGAAGAGAAGTGGCTTACTTACTCAAGAACGGATTCCTCAAGGACGTTATGTCAGACAAAGCTCGTGGCGTCATCAACAAGGACAACTCAAACTCTCCTTCttgacctcctccacctcctccccatactaaaactgtaaattttattgctggaggttctgacgtttgtggtttgacttattctgcagcgaagaggCATGCTCAAGAGAATGAGGTCGACAGACCAACCCGAGCCGTAGCCGCGaagtatctaacccctatatcttttgatgaacTTGATGTAGGGGACATCTCCGATAAACATCACGATGGTTTGATAATATCCATCCATGTCGGAAACTatatgatcaaacgagtcctgGTCGATAACGGCAGCTCCACCAATGTCATGATGCTCGACGCCCTTAAAGAGATGGGGCTCAACCTAGACACAGATGTCGTCAAGAAGTCCACAGTTTTGATAGGGTTTAGCGACGAAGCAAAGACCATCTTTGGAGAAGTCACTTTACCCGTCTACACCCAAGGGgtcaaccaacaggtaaaatttTGTGTCGTTGATTGCCCTTCCTCTTACAAAATTATCTTAGGCAGGCCttggatccacgacatgaaggccatcccatCGACATACCACCAGATCATTAAGTTTCCaactcgatggggggttcaagaaatcaaaggagacCAGCAAGAGTCCAAAGAGTGTTACAAAGCGGCCCTGAAGCCTTCGGCCACCAACaaatcctcattatagcaaCTACAGTCCAGTTCCGACCCGACAGGTTACAAGGAGCCCAAGTCCGAACAGCTCGACGAAGTCATCTTGGATCCTGCAAAGCCAGAGCAAGTTGTCTTTATTGGATGTGATGTGCCTGACAACATCAGGTCGGAGCTTATAACATTTCTCAAAGCCAACGCAGATTGTTTCGCATGGTCCCATGAAGATATGTCAGGTatcagcccagacgtcatcactcacaaactcagtgtTGATCCACATCACAAGCCCGTCAAACAGAAACGACGGAAATTCGCTCCAGAACGCAATCAAATCATCAACGACGAGGTTCAGCAACTACTAGACACCGGGAAGATCAGGGAAGTCAAATACCCAGATTGGCTGGTCAACGTCGTAGTAGTCAGAAAGAAGAACGGGAAATGGCATGCTTGCATagacttcaccgacatcaacaaagcatgccctaaagactCCTTTCCactaccccacatcgacgccatggttgatgtTACTGCTGGGCATGAGATGCTCACCTTCATGGACGCATTCAGTGGATATAATCAGATCTTGATGCGGCCAGATGATCAAGAgaagaccgccttcatcacggaaCGTGGAACTTACTGTTACAAAGtcatgcctttcggcttgaggAACGCTGGCGCTACCTATCAACGCCTCGTCAACAAGATGTTCAGAAAACAGTTAGGAGACACTatggaagtctacatcgacgacatgctggTAAAATCCAAGAAAGCTTCAGATCATATCTCACACCTCCCACAAGCCTTCGACGTATTACGAGAATACAACATGAAACTCAACCCCACCAATCTCGTTTGGAGTCTCCTCTGGAAAATTCCTAGGTTACATGGTCactcaaagaggcatcgaagctagTCCCGACCAGATCCGTGCAATTATCAATTTACAGTCACCTCGAAACCAAAAGGACGTGCAGAAGTTGGCAGGAAGAGTGGCCGCTCTCAACCgtttcatctccaggtcgtcaGATAAATGCAAATTGTTTTACGACATCCTCAGGAAAAACAAGAAGTTCAGCTGGACCAACCAACACGAAGCTGCGTTGCAGCAACTCAAACAGTACTTGTCGGAGCCTCCGCTGCTATCGAAACCAAAAGATGACGAAGAATTACAAGTGTACCTCGCAGTCACAGAGTCGACAATTAGCGCAATCCTAGTACAAGAAGAAGACGACAAACAATTACCCGTCTACTATGTCAGTAAGTCCTTAATaagcgccgaaacaaggtactcacatctcgaaaaacttgtaCTCGCTTTAATTGTCGCTTTGATCTACTAAATTACGCCCTTATTTTGAGTGTCACCCTATAACtattagaactaactatcccatgaagtcaatcatgaggaaacctggattatctggcaggatgtccaaatgggcaataAAGTTAGGTTGCTACGACATtaggtgtaacaccctaataatttcttgcttttataaaatcatttttccaacttaaaataaaggaattaccaaagcattaccgccaccgtgataacggttaaggctattaccagaattacgcaacggaatttaatgtcaaactaacttttaaaaacataattaatgaaatatcgaggcctcctgcaatttggaaccataatggcccaaaacccaaagtataaataattcaaacctttcaaacataattaaagtattattaaatagttcaaaatacggaaacatgcaactctctcgatcatcccaagccacatgattccgatctaccaacctgctattttattctactccccatcaatgcaagtgcaaatgatagatcatcatagggtcattaaggcaaaggccatgaccaaaacacacaaagcacgtagtcagcaaaagctgagtacttaaaagaatagagtgaataaaactaaaacatgcatcactcactaagtactaatcatcatgcaaaagccatataataataaacaatcaatcatgaatataagactcgactcttgactcacaatttaattagaataagcttcgaacgggcaaaaagaatattccataaaggaaaggtgttgggagccaaccatacaccaaataataaataataaattcgggccataccgagtgtcgggctataccgacggaattcctgcgcatattataaatgaaacaacgtcttgtatcattagtaggaggatgagctttccggcaagactccccccattgttcatactcaaggtatatacgttcccagagttttgaagctttttctggttgcactttacgtttattaatattttattaaaggtgaactcaagactcaacaatgtacattcatacaattaataaacaacaaccaaaaattttttattttaatgcgttaagacttgtgatcaaccaagcaagactcttgtgaaattaccaccatgttcctcctcaccaaagtgaggctccacatcatgcacattaacatgagggttgtgcccttgcacgacaaatcctaattcatttcatacataatatttccaactgaaccctacatgtgcggtggcttacgcgagctaacccttcacatgtggtaaaataaatagtacaacgaggtacgaataattggctcaaagtatgctagacatcccgtacgatagcatacaaataaataatccatcccttgcatgtgaaccaaaccatacatgcataaatattgaacaacatgattgacaatgaaatccatgctcataataatttcaacatgcttgttcaacaattaatccaataaatccaacatcataaatcacatgctcgttcaccaaaataaacatgattccacataatataattcacatcaacaacaatcatgtaattctcttgacaattggtgtggtcgccctagacttgtacgtaccttgaacacctaagcgtaggggccactttgcaataacgagcactcaactagaaatcacctcctatcatcaaaataatgaaacttaaattatttccatgttcattaaatttccagcaactttataaaatttaaaacctcatttaaactttagaattcaatcgtttttcaataatataatcgtctcgatttgcaaaatcaatccctagtacgaaaacatactttttccgcctttaaaatcaataaaaatcaacactttaagcctttattcaaatctgaaaatataattgattatcataattaaaatcatcaccaaaTTATGCTAAtgaattgactcattaggtctaggttaaaaccctaacttgaaaatcccaataaaactaatttattatcataaaaatcaattctttattcaataaacaaatctgaaaattcatcctttaataattaaaacaagcctaatgaatcacaacaagcaaatcctcaaaccacggtattcataaccggttcccagcattttaattactcaaaataatattaatattataatttaaaatacggaatttaaatagaataggtaaggaagaagagaattataccaatccggcctatagcacggaacaatcacgaattaaagtgattgggcgaaaagggATTGAAAAACGAATAACAACGAAACAACACAACACACGACACACCACTCGTGTGTGCATGTGCAGCGCGGAGGGAAGAGCAGCAGCAGGGGCGAAGGCACGCGGCAGGGCGCTGGTGCGCTGGTGCGGGGATGCGAGAGGCGAGTGGGCGAGGAAGGGCAAGGCACGCAGCAGCATGCAGCACTGCTGGGCGCGGaacgagagaggaagagagggagtgtgCGAGTGTGTGGGCAGCAGCGACAGCACCACACAGCAACAACACACGCACATCAACGAGAGggcagcagcgagcaaggctcgTGCTTGCTACGTGTGGACCGAGCCGGACAAGAGGAGAGGGAAAGAGGAGTGATGGGCAAGAAATCAAATTAAGGGAGGGTTTATGagattttaggggttcatttaatgatgggggagtcctatttataggctccctatttctaatgggctaggcttagggaatttgaattgggcttagggaattaaatgattgggctagcttaggacttgaattaaattattttgattgggctcgtttaataaaacgaattggacttttcatttaaaacctgaaacctttaaaaatcatttgcaacccatttaatttcctgactcaagaattaaattcgtttcgtaattaattaaaataataaatattctaattaattaaaatacattaaataaaatacatttaaatattatttaaatgctaattaatcgtaaatgctttataaatataataaaatatacttataaatattataaaaatacgaggtattacagtctaccctccttaaaagaagtttcgtcccgaaacttgggttcggaaatcaaaattcaacacaaaacttgagactttctgagactttcaatgcgttcatttgcaaaaaaaaattaagttgttgtactccttacatgattaaacaggacaataataagtgcaaattcaatagaaagcactaaattgagcataaaataggggaaaacaaggtaaaaacgaaattaattaagaaataactcctaacttagttgaaattatttaaattaaaatcgaaaattaataagaattattgattaaataaataaataaataaataaatttcggataattaaaaataaaaagaaatccgaaaaaaatttaaaatataaattcggAAAAGATAttcgaataataataaataaataaataaataaataagataaataaataattcggatattttaagaaaatccgaaaataataaaatttattcgaaattttcgagtgaaataaaaaaaaattcgaaaaatttaattaaattaaataatatcccaacttttcaactcatttcaaacgacccaaaataattgacatttgacctttaaaatattgagtactcaaaataatacgttttgactttaggaaaataatatttaaaaatcctaaagttccgcattagtctccgattaccactttgtagtattgattactacaaagaaggaatgaaactaagctctagtataccactttgtaataacgagcactcaactagaaatcacctcctatcatcaaaataatgaaacttaaattatttccatgttcattaaatttccagcaactttataaaatttaaaacctcatttaaaACCTTtataaactttagaattcaatcgtttttcaataatataatcgtctcaatttgcaaaatcaatccatagtacgaaaacatactttttccgcctttaaaatcaataaaaaatcaacactttaagcctttattcaaatctgaaaatataattgattatcataattaaaatcatctcctaattatgctaatcaattgactcattaggtctaggttaaaaccctaacttgaaaatcccaataaaactaatttattatcataaaaatcaattctttattcaataagcaaatctgaaaattcatcctttaataattaaaacaagcctaatgaatcacaacacgcaaatcctcaaaccacggtattcataaccggttcccatcattttaattactcaaaagaatattaatattataatttaaaatacggaatttaaatagaataggtaaggaagaagagaattataccaatccggcctatagcacggaacaatcacgaattaaagtgattgggcgaaaagagattgAAAAACTAATAACAACGAAACAACACAATACACGACACACCACTCGTGTGTTCATGTGCAGCGCGGAGCGAAGAGCAGCAGCAGGGGCGAAGGCACGCGGCAAGGCGCTGGTGTGCTGGTGCGGGGATGCGAGAGGCAAGTGGGCGAGGAAGGGCAAGGCACTCAGCAGCGTGCAGCACTGCTGGGCGCGGAACGAGAGAGGAAGAAAGGGAGTGTGCGAGTGTGTGGGCAGCAGCGACAGCACCACACATCAACAACACACGCACAGCAACGAGAGggcagcagcgagcaaggctcgTGCTTGCTGCGTGTGGACCGAGCCGGACAAGAGAAGAGGGAAAGAGGAGTGATGGGCAAGAAATTAAAGGGAGTGTTTATGagattttaggggttcatttaatgatgggggagtcctatttataggctccctatttctaatgggctaggcttagggaatttgaattgggctagcttaggacttgaattaaattattttgattgggctcgtttaataaaacgaattggacttttcatttaaaacccgaaacctttaaaaatcatttgcaacccatttaatttcccgactcaagaattaaattcgtttcgtaattaattaaaataataaatattctaattaattaaaatacattaaataaaatacatttaaatattatttaaatgctaattaatcgtaaatgctttataaatataataaaatatacttataaatattataaaaatacgaggtattacattagGTATGAACCTCGCACAACCATCAAGTCGCAGGCtctagcagattttgtggctgactcCAGCCCAAGTATCCAACATGAAGACGACATGGAAGTCAACATGCTAACCGATGATGGACTCTCATCCACATGGACCCTACACACTGACagctcctccaacatacggggaACAGGTCTGGGTATtgtgctaaagtcgccacaaggggacaccatagtgcaatctgtctgttgcgagttcaaagctaccaataACGAGGCGGAGTACGAAGCCTTAATCTTAGGATTGTCACTAGCACTCGACATGAGTATCCGTcgacttgaggtacgttgtgattcattattgaTTATCAGTTAAATTAACGGTTCGTACGCAGCAAAAGATTCTAAGATGCAGGCCTACCCGGAAATAGCCAAAAAAATCGTCAGCAAATTCGACTCATGTACCCTgcaacaaataccaagagatcaAAATACCCAGGCTTACGCCTTAGCCAACCTtggctcaaacatcaaaccCAAGCTCACCACCATCCCAGTAGTCCACTTGGTGTACC
This Spinacia oleracea cultivar Varoflay chromosome 6, BTI_SOV_V1, whole genome shotgun sequence DNA region includes the following protein-coding sequences:
- the LOC130463146 gene encoding uncharacterized protein; the protein is MPMYDGTTDPREHILTYKQRMMTIPVPKHMREASLCKGFDSTLIGPALKWLTSLPNGCITSFAHLDNMFNQQFASSRGMEKQTSDMYRVVQRPDEPLKDYIARFIREKVTVPECDVPTAIEAFRQGLYGETDLWRDLIKYPCKTFEKAQAKAMTQVRLEETLYSRKGTNDYTKTDRRLPYPKRSNDRPAPYSRPQHVAVVEEDDDSDWKNSPDLPPRINEYSFCVDTVGLMNHLSKMGKAVQWPPKSSKPDSKKDPSKWCDFHADIGHTTNECVALRREVAYLLKNGFLKDVMSDKAPKRHAQENEVDRPTRAVAAKYLTPISFDELDVGDISDKHHDGLIISIHVGNYMIKRVLVDNGSSTNVMMLDALKEMGLNLDTDVVKKSTVLIGFSDEAKTIFGEVTLPVYTQGVNQQSSSDPTGYKEPKSEQLDEVILDPAKPEQVVFIGCDVPDNIRSELITFLKANADCFAWSHEDMSGISPDVITHKLSVDPHHKPVKQKRRKFAPERNQIINDEVQQLLDTGKIREVKYPDWLVNVVVVRKKNGKWHACIDFTDINKACPKDSFPLPHIDAMVDVTAGHEMLTFMDAFSGYNQILMRPDDQEKTAFITERGTYCYKVMPFGLRNAGATYQRLVNKMFRKQLGDTMEVYIDDMLVKSKKASDHISHLPQAFDVLREYNMKLNPTNLSPRNQKDVQKLAGRVAALNRFISRSSDKCKLFYDILRKNKKFSWTNQHEAALQQLKQYLSEPPLLSKPKDDEELQVYLAVTESTISAILVQEEDDKQLPVYYVSKSLISAETRYEPRTTIKSQALADFVADSSPSIQHEDDMEVNMLTDDGLSSTWTLHTDSSSNIRGTGLAKDSKMQAYPEIAKKIVSKFDSCTLQQIPRDQNTQAYALANLGSNIKPKLTTIPVVHLVYPAITKDNLPITEQTPPTQMPTSWRDPYIYWLKHHTIPPGITYEKSFRMKASRFILIHGVLFRMSIAGPYLRCLDHDEIVSTLRNIHDGECGNHAGGRSLAHKTLTMGYFWPTMKKDAITFARKCDSCQRFASISHQPCEELQPILSPWPFMKWGMDIVGPLPQAPGQRVFMLEMTDYFSKWIEVEAFKRVRDTEVISFIKRNVLSRFGIPSEIVYDNGSQFISNKTKEFCGRYNITLHTSTPRYPQENGQAESSNKIIINNLKKRLDDAKGRWADELPMILWADRTTPKTATNHTPFSLVFSCEAVISPEVELPTERSSSMTPGMNDSVLSYDIDTVDELREAALVRMASYQQAVAKNYNNNVRVRVFQQGDWVLRKVFPNKKDPRHDKLAPTWEGPYQIVRRTGHGAYELVDRDGKLVSTNIMSTSPYWGRHDTFSTRDDLGCNHNRTQR